In Xiphias gladius isolate SHS-SW01 ecotype Sanya breed wild chromosome 6, ASM1685928v1, whole genome shotgun sequence, a single genomic region encodes these proteins:
- the LOC120790573 gene encoding basic immunoglobulin-like variable motif-containing protein isoform X2 — protein MVQSVKPEQEEDTGQEDEASGSLSFIFDMSRVNLHQVLVILEETAITSTSQSASASSLTHRVSGCSMPNTSEGQGANLSGPAEPPGVQRTTDGEEERGLIGSPARDAARAASVYCPPNTGRDVVQNKQDDGPPLVRPKQSDDFSAGQTGGAHVGSDVDCDMEEVSSGNTKPILAWEIDTSDFDAVLTRKTRTSNMKKCSAKKMKSSDRPSRNLQDVPSHASLEEIKQRKVLDLRRWYCISRPQYKTSCGISSLVSCWNFLYSTLGAGSLPPISQEEALHILGFQPPFEEIKFGPFTGNATLMRWFRQINDNFRVRGCSYILYKPHGKHKTAGETAEGALMKLTQGLKDESMAYIYHCQNHYFCPVGFEATPLKAAKAYRGPLPTNETEHWILIGEPSRKHPAIHCKKWLDIVTDLNTQNPEYLDIRHTERGIQRRKTKKVGGNLHCIMAFQRVNWQKLGPWAMNLENLRQDFHHTSTERAHGRVSEDTEERASTKRLAHLGRSHSMGSQKDTSWKRLSNTTEYRQKSSPDSNLEEDITD, from the exons ATGGTACAGTCCGTCAAACCTGAACAGGAAGAGGATACGGGTCAGGAGGACGAAGCTTCGGGATCATTATCGTTCATTTTTGACATGTCCCGGGTTAACCTCCACCAGGTCTTGGTGATACTTG AAGAAACAGCCATCACTTCAACGTCACAGTCCGCCTCAGCCAGTTCCCTCACCCATCGTGTAAGTGGCTGTTCAATGCCTAATACATCAGAAGGTCAAGGAGCAAACCTATCAGGGCCAGCAGAACCGCCAGGGGTGCAAAGGACCACTGATGGGGAGGAGGAACGTGGTCTGATCGGCTCCCCCGCCCGGGACGCTGCCAGA GCTGCTTCGGTGTACTGTCCCCCAAACACAGGCCGGGACGTGGTCCAGAATAAGCAGGATGATGGGCCCCCGCTGGTGAGGCCTAAACAGTCAGATGACTTCAGCGCTGGTCAAACTGGAGGGGCCCATGTGGGATCAGACGTGGACTGTGACATGGAGGAAGTGTCCTCTGGCAACACTAAGCCTATTTTGGCCTGGGAGATTGATACATCAGACTTTGACGCTGTGCTTActagaaaaacaagaacaa GCAACATGAAGAAATGCAGCGCCAAGAAGATGAAGTCATCGGACAGACCCAGCCGAAATCTGCAAGATGTTCCTTCTCATGCCTCACTGGAGGagatcaaacagagaaaagtgcTCGACCTCAGAAGATG GTATTGCATCAGTCGGCCTCAGTACAAGACTTCATGTGGAATCTCTTCTTTGGTGTCCTGCTGGAACTTCTTATACAGCACTTTGGGTGCAGGAAG TCTTCCACCCATCTCTCAGGAGGAGGCTCTGCATATTCTGGGGTTTCAGCCGCCTTTTGAAGAAATCAAGTTTGGTCCTTTCACTGGAAACGCTACTCTAATGCG GTGGTTCAGACAAATCAACGACAATTTCCGAGTGCGAGGCTGCTCCTACATTCTGTACAAACCACACGGAAAACACAAGACAGCAGGAGAAACAG CTGAAGGAGCGTTGATGAAACTAACACAAGGGCTGAAGGATGAGTCTATGGCCTACATTTACCACTGCCAGAACCACTACTTCTGCCCAGTGGGCTTCGAAGCCACGCCACTCAAAGCGGCAAAGGCTTATAG GGGCCCTCTACCCACTAATGAAACGGAGCACTGGATCCTAATTGGTGAACCCAGTAGGAAACACCCAGCTATTCACTGTAAAAA ATGGCTGGACATTGTGACTGACCTCAACACACAAAATCCCGAATACCTGGACATCCGTCACACCGAGAGGGGGATTCAACGCCGCAAAACCAAAAAG GTGGGTGGCAACCTGCACTGCATCATGGCCTTCCAGAGGGTGAACTGGCAGAAGCTCGGCCCCTGGGCAATGAATTTGGAGAACCTGCGCCAGGACTTCCACCACACCAGCACGGAGCGGGCCCACGGACGCGTCtcagaggacacagaggagaggGCGTCGACCAAGCGCCTGGCCCACCTGGGACGCTCACACAGCATGGGAAGTCAGAAAGACACCAGCTGGAAACGCTTGTCCAACACTACAGAGTACAGACAGAAGAGCTCCCCCGACAGCAATCTCGAAGAAGACATCACAGACTGA
- the LOC120790573 gene encoding basic immunoglobulin-like variable motif-containing protein isoform X1 — MVQSVKPEQEEDTGQEDEASGSLSFIFDMSRVNLHQVLVILEETAITSTSQSASASSLTHRVSGCSMPNTSEGQGANLSGPAEPPGVQRTTDGEEERGLIGSPARDAARVRRASSAELHLPWTCPVTHSREKFYTVCSDYALLNQAASVYCPPNTGRDVVQNKQDDGPPLVRPKQSDDFSAGQTGGAHVGSDVDCDMEEVSSGNTKPILAWEIDTSDFDAVLTRKTRTSNMKKCSAKKMKSSDRPSRNLQDVPSHASLEEIKQRKVLDLRRWYCISRPQYKTSCGISSLVSCWNFLYSTLGAGSLPPISQEEALHILGFQPPFEEIKFGPFTGNATLMRWFRQINDNFRVRGCSYILYKPHGKHKTAGETAEGALMKLTQGLKDESMAYIYHCQNHYFCPVGFEATPLKAAKAYRGPLPTNETEHWILIGEPSRKHPAIHCKKWLDIVTDLNTQNPEYLDIRHTERGIQRRKTKKVGGNLHCIMAFQRVNWQKLGPWAMNLENLRQDFHHTSTERAHGRVSEDTEERASTKRLAHLGRSHSMGSQKDTSWKRLSNTTEYRQKSSPDSNLEEDITD, encoded by the exons ATGGTACAGTCCGTCAAACCTGAACAGGAAGAGGATACGGGTCAGGAGGACGAAGCTTCGGGATCATTATCGTTCATTTTTGACATGTCCCGGGTTAACCTCCACCAGGTCTTGGTGATACTTG AAGAAACAGCCATCACTTCAACGTCACAGTCCGCCTCAGCCAGTTCCCTCACCCATCGTGTAAGTGGCTGTTCAATGCCTAATACATCAGAAGGTCAAGGAGCAAACCTATCAGGGCCAGCAGAACCGCCAGGGGTGCAAAGGACCACTGATGGGGAGGAGGAACGTGGTCTGATCGGCTCCCCCGCCCGGGACGCTGCCAGAGTAAGGAGGGCTTCGAGCGCCGAGCTCCACCTGCCGTGGACCTGCCCGGTCACACACTCCCGGGAGAAGTTCTACACAGTCTGCTCAGATTATGCTCTTCTCAACCAGGCTGCTTCGGTGTACTGTCCCCCAAACACAGGCCGGGACGTGGTCCAGAATAAGCAGGATGATGGGCCCCCGCTGGTGAGGCCTAAACAGTCAGATGACTTCAGCGCTGGTCAAACTGGAGGGGCCCATGTGGGATCAGACGTGGACTGTGACATGGAGGAAGTGTCCTCTGGCAACACTAAGCCTATTTTGGCCTGGGAGATTGATACATCAGACTTTGACGCTGTGCTTActagaaaaacaagaacaa GCAACATGAAGAAATGCAGCGCCAAGAAGATGAAGTCATCGGACAGACCCAGCCGAAATCTGCAAGATGTTCCTTCTCATGCCTCACTGGAGGagatcaaacagagaaaagtgcTCGACCTCAGAAGATG GTATTGCATCAGTCGGCCTCAGTACAAGACTTCATGTGGAATCTCTTCTTTGGTGTCCTGCTGGAACTTCTTATACAGCACTTTGGGTGCAGGAAG TCTTCCACCCATCTCTCAGGAGGAGGCTCTGCATATTCTGGGGTTTCAGCCGCCTTTTGAAGAAATCAAGTTTGGTCCTTTCACTGGAAACGCTACTCTAATGCG GTGGTTCAGACAAATCAACGACAATTTCCGAGTGCGAGGCTGCTCCTACATTCTGTACAAACCACACGGAAAACACAAGACAGCAGGAGAAACAG CTGAAGGAGCGTTGATGAAACTAACACAAGGGCTGAAGGATGAGTCTATGGCCTACATTTACCACTGCCAGAACCACTACTTCTGCCCAGTGGGCTTCGAAGCCACGCCACTCAAAGCGGCAAAGGCTTATAG GGGCCCTCTACCCACTAATGAAACGGAGCACTGGATCCTAATTGGTGAACCCAGTAGGAAACACCCAGCTATTCACTGTAAAAA ATGGCTGGACATTGTGACTGACCTCAACACACAAAATCCCGAATACCTGGACATCCGTCACACCGAGAGGGGGATTCAACGCCGCAAAACCAAAAAG GTGGGTGGCAACCTGCACTGCATCATGGCCTTCCAGAGGGTGAACTGGCAGAAGCTCGGCCCCTGGGCAATGAATTTGGAGAACCTGCGCCAGGACTTCCACCACACCAGCACGGAGCGGGCCCACGGACGCGTCtcagaggacacagaggagaggGCGTCGACCAAGCGCCTGGCCCACCTGGGACGCTCACACAGCATGGGAAGTCAGAAAGACACCAGCTGGAAACGCTTGTCCAACACTACAGAGTACAGACAGAAGAGCTCCCCCGACAGCAATCTCGAAGAAGACATCACAGACTGA
- the si:ch211-201h21.5 gene encoding inosine-uridine preferring nucleoside hydrolase, whose translation MAKKLVIIDTDCGIDDAQAIMMALAAPNIQVLGVTCVFGNAAVENVCQNVLRVLSICEREEIPVFRGSGCPLVGDRKSSSDHFGSDGLGDVIEDKDPQWEEKIHREHAVNAMLRLVSENQNQVSLVALGPLTNLALAVRLDPCFPQKLKALYIMGGNMEGKGNVTLCAEFNFAMDPESAYIVLEEFLCPTYLASWEYACRNALTWEFFEELINRDAPAARFMKMITSKCWAYSKEAMMTKRDVYFGAGFVSYDAYAMAACIDSSVVTECIECPVRVELQGSITRGMMALDRTDKLKKNHNVFVMSKCDVAKFSQLLMESLRKPCSK comes from the exons ATGGCAAAGAAACTGGTGATCATCGACACGGACTGCGGCATAGACGACGCCCAGGCTATCATGATGGCCCTAGCTGCACCTAACATTCAGGTCCTGGGCGTTACCTGCGTGTTTGGGAACGCAGCAGTCGAGAATGTGTGTCAGAATGTTTTGAGGGTGCTCTCCATCTGTGAGCGTGAGGAG ATCCCGGTGTTTCGAGGTTCTGGTTGTCCTCTGGTTGGAGACCGTAAGTCGAGTAGTGACCACTTTGGAAGTGATGGACTTGGAGACGTGATTGAAGACAAAGATCCACAGTGGGAGGAGAAAATCCATAGAGAGCATGCAGTCAATGCAATGCTTAGACTGGTGTCTGAAAACCAGAACCAG GTCTCCTTGGTGGCCCTCGGCCCACTCACTAATCTGGCGCTGGCTGTCAGACTGGATCCATGTTTTCCCCAAAAGCTCAAAGCTCTGTACATTATGGGTGGCAACATGGAag GAAAGGGGAATGTGACACTATGTGCAGAGTTTAACTTTGCAATGGACCCAGAGTCTGCCTATATTGTTCTTGAAGAGTTTCTCTGCCCTACATACCTCGCATCGTGGGAATACGCGTGCAGAAACGCACTGACATGG GAGTTCTTTGAAGAGTTGATCAATCGGGACGCACCTGCTGCACGCTTTATGAAGATGATAACATCTAAATGCTGGGCCTACTCCAAAGAGGCTATGATGACTAAGAGAGACGTGTACTTTGGAGCTGGCTTTGTCTCTTATGACGCCTATGCAATGGCAGCCTGCATTGACAGCAGTGTAGTAACAGAGTGCATTGAGTGTCCCGTTCGTGTGGAGCTGCAGGGTTCCATCACTCGCGGCATGATGGCACTCGATCGCACAGATAAATTGAAGAAGAACCACAATGTATTTGTTATGTCTAAATGTGATGTTGCGAAGTTTAGTCAGCTACTAATGGAGTCTCTTAGAAAACCATGTAGTAAGTAA
- the zgc:172121 gene encoding homocysteine S-methyltransferase YbgG translates to MGSRLRPYMSDTGPLILDGGLATELEAQGTSLQGDPLWSARLLRTNPQAIRDAHYRFLLSGADVVTTATYQASITGFIAHLDVSSECARELLMSGVQLAEESVKRFVSDTRPTGQRRPLVAGSVGPYGAFLHNGSEYTGAYAKEMSIEELKVWHRPQMDCLAAAGADLIAFETIPSLKEAEALVELLREFPNSKAWLSFSCKDGRCISDGSPFTDAVQIAKRSTQLVAVGVNCCSPALVEPLLDSAGSLLSQDMSWVVYPNSGEEWDAERGWLTSGKTSASIPKLSQTWMKQGAALIGGCCRIGPAHIAELRQQLKGSRTSPASAV, encoded by the exons ATGGGTTCTCGTCTAAGACCCTACATGAGTGATACTGGACCCTTGATTCTGGATGGTGGACTAGCAACTGAACTGGAAGCTCAAGGAACTAGTTTACag GGAGATCCGCTGTGGAGCGCCAGGCTATTGCGTACTAATCCACAGGCCATTAGAGATGCTCATTACAG GTTCCTCCTCAGTGGTGCTGATGTTGTCACCACAGCTACATATCAGGCAAGCATTACAGGATTCATCGCTCACCTGGATGTGAGCTCTGAATGTGCCAGAGAGCTGCTGATGTCTGGAGTTCAACTGGCCGAAGAGTCAGTAAAGAGATTTGTCTCTGACACTCGTCCAACAG GGCAGAGACGTCCCTTGGTTGCAGGCTCTGTTGGACCGTACGGGGCTTTTCTCCACAACGGTTCAGAGTACACTGGGGCTTATGCAAAGGAGATGAGCATTGAG gAGCTTAAAGTTTGGCATCGGCCACAGATGGATTGcttagcagcagcaggagctgaTCTCATTGCTTTTGAGACAATCCCAAGTCTCAAGGAGGCAGAGGCTCTGGTGGAGCTGCTGAGAGAGTTCCCAAACTCTAAAGCCTGGCTCTCCTTCTCTTGTAAG GATGGGAGGTGTATATCAGACGGCAGCCCATTCACAGATGCAGTGCAGATTGCTAAAAGATCCACACAACTGGTTGCTGTAGGAGTCAACTGCTGTTCTCCAGCCCTGGTGGAGCCGCTGCTGGACTCTGCCGGGTCCCTGCTGAGCCAAGACATGAGCTGGGTGGTGTACCCTAACAGTGGAGAGGAGTGGGACGCTGAGCGGGG GTGGTTAACATCAGGGAAAACATCAGCATCAATACCTAAACTCAGTCAAACATGGATGAAGCAAGGTGCTGCTTTGATAG GAGGTTGCTGCCGTATTGGTCCAGCTCACATAGCAGAGTTGCGACAGCAGTTAAAAGGAAGTCGCACATCTCCAGCCTCTGCAGTGTGA
- the LOC120790573 gene encoding basic immunoglobulin-like variable motif-containing protein isoform X3 translates to MPNTSEGQGANLSGPAEPPGVQRTTDGEEERGLIGSPARDAARVRRASSAELHLPWTCPVTHSREKFYTVCSDYALLNQAASVYCPPNTGRDVVQNKQDDGPPLVRPKQSDDFSAGQTGGAHVGSDVDCDMEEVSSGNTKPILAWEIDTSDFDAVLTRKTRTSNMKKCSAKKMKSSDRPSRNLQDVPSHASLEEIKQRKVLDLRRWYCISRPQYKTSCGISSLVSCWNFLYSTLGAGSLPPISQEEALHILGFQPPFEEIKFGPFTGNATLMRWFRQINDNFRVRGCSYILYKPHGKHKTAGETAEGALMKLTQGLKDESMAYIYHCQNHYFCPVGFEATPLKAAKAYRGPLPTNETEHWILIGEPSRKHPAIHCKKWLDIVTDLNTQNPEYLDIRHTERGIQRRKTKKVGGNLHCIMAFQRVNWQKLGPWAMNLENLRQDFHHTSTERAHGRVSEDTEERASTKRLAHLGRSHSMGSQKDTSWKRLSNTTEYRQKSSPDSNLEEDITD, encoded by the exons ATGCCTAATACATCAGAAGGTCAAGGAGCAAACCTATCAGGGCCAGCAGAACCGCCAGGGGTGCAAAGGACCACTGATGGGGAGGAGGAACGTGGTCTGATCGGCTCCCCCGCCCGGGACGCTGCCAGAGTAAGGAGGGCTTCGAGCGCCGAGCTCCACCTGCCGTGGACCTGCCCGGTCACACACTCCCGGGAGAAGTTCTACACAGTCTGCTCAGATTATGCTCTTCTCAACCAGGCTGCTTCGGTGTACTGTCCCCCAAACACAGGCCGGGACGTGGTCCAGAATAAGCAGGATGATGGGCCCCCGCTGGTGAGGCCTAAACAGTCAGATGACTTCAGCGCTGGTCAAACTGGAGGGGCCCATGTGGGATCAGACGTGGACTGTGACATGGAGGAAGTGTCCTCTGGCAACACTAAGCCTATTTTGGCCTGGGAGATTGATACATCAGACTTTGACGCTGTGCTTActagaaaaacaagaacaa GCAACATGAAGAAATGCAGCGCCAAGAAGATGAAGTCATCGGACAGACCCAGCCGAAATCTGCAAGATGTTCCTTCTCATGCCTCACTGGAGGagatcaaacagagaaaagtgcTCGACCTCAGAAGATG GTATTGCATCAGTCGGCCTCAGTACAAGACTTCATGTGGAATCTCTTCTTTGGTGTCCTGCTGGAACTTCTTATACAGCACTTTGGGTGCAGGAAG TCTTCCACCCATCTCTCAGGAGGAGGCTCTGCATATTCTGGGGTTTCAGCCGCCTTTTGAAGAAATCAAGTTTGGTCCTTTCACTGGAAACGCTACTCTAATGCG GTGGTTCAGACAAATCAACGACAATTTCCGAGTGCGAGGCTGCTCCTACATTCTGTACAAACCACACGGAAAACACAAGACAGCAGGAGAAACAG CTGAAGGAGCGTTGATGAAACTAACACAAGGGCTGAAGGATGAGTCTATGGCCTACATTTACCACTGCCAGAACCACTACTTCTGCCCAGTGGGCTTCGAAGCCACGCCACTCAAAGCGGCAAAGGCTTATAG GGGCCCTCTACCCACTAATGAAACGGAGCACTGGATCCTAATTGGTGAACCCAGTAGGAAACACCCAGCTATTCACTGTAAAAA ATGGCTGGACATTGTGACTGACCTCAACACACAAAATCCCGAATACCTGGACATCCGTCACACCGAGAGGGGGATTCAACGCCGCAAAACCAAAAAG GTGGGTGGCAACCTGCACTGCATCATGGCCTTCCAGAGGGTGAACTGGCAGAAGCTCGGCCCCTGGGCAATGAATTTGGAGAACCTGCGCCAGGACTTCCACCACACCAGCACGGAGCGGGCCCACGGACGCGTCtcagaggacacagaggagaggGCGTCGACCAAGCGCCTGGCCCACCTGGGACGCTCACACAGCATGGGAAGTCAGAAAGACACCAGCTGGAAACGCTTGTCCAACACTACAGAGTACAGACAGAAGAGCTCCCCCGACAGCAATCTCGAAGAAGACATCACAGACTGA